In Diaphorobacter ruginosibacter, the genomic stretch GATGTGCTTGCGCTGCACCTTCATGCGCAGCGTGGCCGTTCCCTTGGCGGCTGCCACCAGCTCGAATCCCAGCAGGTTGGCCACGTTGTCCTGTGCAATGAACCCGGACAGTTGCCGGTAGGCCTCCTGAGCGCCGTCCACCGCATGCCGCTTGCCTCGCTCCGGACGCTGGAGCAGCACTTCCACCAGCTTGTCGACGCCGTCGCCGCTTGTGGCCACCACCTGCAGCACAGGGGGCAGGTGGCACTGGTCCTTGCGAAGCGCGAGCATGGCGCGCAGGTCGGACGCTGTCTTGCGCGAGTCGGGAAGATCGGCCTTGGTCACGACGAATACGTCGGCGATCTCGAGGATGCCCGCCTTGATGGCCTGCACGTCGTCGCCCAGTCCTGGAGGGCATACGACGATCCTGGTGTCTGCAAAGCGGGTGATCTCCACTTCCGACTGCCCCGCACCGACGGTCTCGACGATGACGACATCGAACCCGGCTGCATCGAACAGGTCGATCACATCGGCAGCGGCCGTGGCCAGGCCGCCGAGATGCCCCCGGGAGGCCAGCGAGCGGATGAACACGCCGTCGTCCGACTGGCGTTCCCCCATGCGGATGCGGTCTCCCAGCACGGCCCCGCCGGTGAAGGGGCTCGACGGGTCCACCGCCACGACCGCCACGGTCATGCCGCGTTCGCGCAGGCCGCGGATCATCGCGGACACCAGCGTGGACTTGCCGCCCCCGGGCGGGCCCGTGACGCCGATGACATGGGCGCGGCCTTGCCGGGCAGCGGTGGCCTGGCGTATCGCATATGCCGATGCCCCGCCATCCTCGAGTGCGCTGATCGCCCGTCCGATGGCCCGGCGATCTCCCTCCAGCGCCTTGAATATGAGAGCTGTATCCATCGCGTCAGACCATGGTGAGTGGATGGCCGAATCCGAGTTCCTTGCGCAGCGTGCCGCAAATTTCCCCGTGGGTCGCGCCGGCCTCAGCGGCCTTGACCACATGCTCGAATACGTTGGCATTCCGGCCTTCCGTCGAGCGTGCCAGCGCAGTCAATGCGGCATCCACGTCGGCGTTCGAGCGCTCCCGCTTGAACTGGGCCAGCCGCTGGAGATAGCCCTGCATCCGCGCGGGTTCGGGATACTCCAGCGACGGATAGGTTCCGGGGTCTTCCTCCGTCTGGTAGGCGTTGACGCCCACCACGGTCTGGCTGCCTGAATCCACCTGCTTCTGAAACGCGAGGGCGGAGTCTCCGATCATCTGCTGGACCATGCCCTTTTCCACGGCGTTGTACATGCCGCCCACCTCGTCGATCATGGCGATGATCTTGTTGATCTTTGCCTCCATATCGTCGGTGAGCGATTCGATGTAGTAGGAGCCGCCCAGCGGATCGATGACATCGGTGAGGTGGGCTTCCTCGCGCAGGATGTTCTGCGTTGCCACGGCGATGCGCGCGGCCTCGGCCGTGGGGGTGGAGAACACTTCGTCATAGCCGTCGGTGTGCAGGGACTGCAACCCCCCCAGGATGCCCGCCATGGCCTGCGTCGTGACACGGGCGATGTTGTTGAGTGGCTGCTGCCGGGTGAGATCCACGCCCGACGTCTGGCCGTGGAACTTGAATCGCCACGAGCGTGGGTCCTTCGCTCCGAATCGTTCGCGGCACAGCCGTGCCCAGATCCTTCTTCCTGCCCGGAACTTTGCAACCTCCTCGAACAGGCTGACCGAGATGTCGAAGAAGAAGGTGAAGCGTGGCAGGAACTGGTCCGGGTCCATGCCCGCTGCAATGCAGTCTTCCGCATACTGGATGCCGGACGCCAGCGTGAATGCCATGGCCTCGGCCGGCGTCGCGCCCGCCTGCTGCATGTGCTGGCCGACGATGGAGAGCGGATTCCAGTTGGGAACGTATGCGTTGCAGAACTTGATGTGATCGATCACCACGCGCCTTGCGCCTTGAAGCGCCAGGCGAAAGAACATGTGGTTGGCGACGAAATGGGAAATGCAGTCGCTCTGGTTGGAGGTTCCGGTGATCCTGGTCCAGGGGATGCCGCGACGCCTCGCCACTGCCAGCTCAAAGGCCAGCAGCGTGAACGGCGAGGGATCGTTCATGGCCGTGGACAGGTCGCCGATCGGCACGCCGTCGAGCGCGGTGTCCATGTCCTTGACGTGATTGATCACCGTACCGCAAGTGCCCAGCAGTTCGTGGGGCACCTCGTCGGCATCGTATCCGCGGAACACGGAGTTGCAGGGAATGAGGGACAGCGCGGATGCCCCGAGGTCCAGGATTTCCTTGACGCGCTGGTTGTAGTCCTCCGGAACCCCCAGGCCGATCAGCTGGCGCTGGGACCAGCTCCTTCCCCTGTACATGGTGGCATAGATGCCGCGCGTGTAGGGATACTGGCCGGGGTAGCCAAGTGCCTCGTCCTGGCGCTCGCCGGTCCAGTCCCGCTGCGTGTAAAGCGGCTTGATGGGAATGCCGGAGCGGTTGAACGTGGTGGCATCGGCCTTCACCCCCTGGGTGAATTCCCTTTCCCATTTGCGCAGTCCTTCGGGTGCTGCAGCCTGCTTGATGTTCAGAATGTCGGCGCTCATGCTGATTCCCCTTGCAATTGGCGGCGCTTCGCGGTGAGGGCGATGACGTCGGTGACGACGTCATCCAGTGCGGCACCGGGATGGAAGACCCGGGCAACGCCCGCTTCAAGCAGCCTGGCTTCATCCTTGGCGGGCACGATGCCGCCCACGATGACCTGGACATCCGACAGCCCGGCGTTCCTCAACGCGTCCATGAGCTGGGGAATGATCAGGTGGTCCGTCGCGAGAGAGGAAATACCGATGACGTCGGCATCCTCTTCCGTTGCCAGCTTGACGACGGTGGCGATCTCCTGCCATGGCGGGGTGTAGATCACCTCCATGCCTGCGTCGCGAAGGGTGGCGGAGATGACGCGGCTGCCTCTGTCATGCCCGTCAAATCCAATCTTCGTGACAATCACCCTAGGCGGACGAGCTGCCATCTTGTGTCTCCTTTATGAGCCCCACAAACTTCCTTGCCAGTGCGCGTGGGGAATCGCGTCCCTGGGGGTTGAACCACAGCGCTGTCCAGTTGAGCGCGCCGATCAGCATCAGGCGCAGCGCGTGGCGATCTGCGCGGGGCACGAGCGGCAGTTGCTCCACTGCGTCGCGAAAGGTCTGCTCGTAGCTCTCGCGCACGGCGCGCAGGCGCTCGGCGGCTTCCGGAATGTCGTCAGGCAAGACGCGGATGAGGACGTTTGCGTAGTTGCTGTCGCTGAGCACGGTTTCCAGGTGTGCCCGGCACAACGCCTCGAGGCGGCTCCACGGGTCGCGTTCCTTCTCCAGCGCCGCCGCGGTTGCTAATTCCAGCTCCCTGACGCCCTCGCTGTAGACCGCCACGAGCAGCGCTTCCTTGGAAGGGAAGTGGTAGTACATCGATCCCGGAAGCATGTTGGTCTCCAGGGCGATGTCGCGCATGGAGGTCGCCGCGTAGCCGCGGCTGCCGAAGTGCCGTGCTGCTGCATTCAGCAATTCCGGAAGCCGGTTGTCTGCCCGTGGCGACCGCGTGGTGGTGCGTTTGGAGTTCATATAAAAAGCAAACGTTCGTTTGGTATAAGTGTCATGACTTGATGGGTAAAAGTCAACGAGACGACATCTAGGGATTTCACGGGTGCCTGGGGCACCTTGTTTCGTCCCGCTTCGGGTCGTGTTGCGACACCTGTCGCAGGCCGTTGCAAGCCCGCTGCGACAGGTGCGACATCTGTCGCATGCCGTCGCACGCTCCCTCCAACGCCGAGTGCCACCTTCTCTGCGGGTTTGCCCTTGTTTGTGAGCGGTATCTGCGTTTTCCGGCGCGTTGCATCCATTGTTTTTCAGGGTTAACCCACGCTTTTCGACGCCTGGCCGGCAATTGGCATGGCGCTTGCCTTGAGCAGGTACGAGCTGCGACGCAGTTTCGGGTTTCAAACCATGAATCACCAACCAGGCAATGGAGACACCGCCATGAATGCAAGCACCGAGCGCAAGCTGTGGATGTACGAGAAGATGATCGAGATCCGGGAATATGAAGAGACCATGGTCCGGGTCTACATGGAGGGCAAGCTGCCGCCCCACATCCAGAAGGGACTGGCCTTCGACATCGGCTCCGGGCCGGTGCCGGGCGAGATGCATCTCGCCGCTGGCCAGGAGCCGGTTGCGGTGGGGGTCTGCGCGCACCTGACGGACAACGACACGGTGGTCGGCGCCCATCGCTCCCACCACTTCGCCATCGCCAAGGGCGTACCGCTCAAGCCGATGACGGCCGAGATGTTCGGCAAGGAGACGGGGCTTGGCAAAGGCAAGGGCGGTCACATGCATCTGTTCGATGCGGCGCACAAGTTCAGCTGCAGCGGCATCGTGGGCGCGAGCATGCCCCCCGCATGCGGCGCGGCCCTGGCGGCCAAGAAGCGCGGCAAGGACTGGGTGGCCGTGGCGTTCTTTGGCGAGGGCGCAACCAACCAGGGAGCCTTCCACGAATCACTGAACCTCGCTGCGCTCTGGCAACTGCCCGTGCTGTTCGTCTGCGAGGACAACAAGTACGCGATTTCGGTGGAGAAGACCGAGTCGACCTCGGTGGAGTGGAACGCCGACCGTGCCAGCGCGTACGGCATGCCCGGGGTGCTGGTGAAGGAGAACGATGCCGTGGCGGTCTACGAGGCCGCCGGTGAGGCCATCGCACGGGCGCGCAGGGGTGGCGGGCCCACGCTCCTGGAGGTCAAGACCGACCGCTATCTCGGCCACTTCCAGGGCGACCCCGAGGTGTACCGCACCAAGGGCGAGACCACGACGCTGCGCGCCAACGACCCGATCCCGCGCATCGCCGAACAGCTGCGCGCGGCGGGCGAACTCACGGATGCCGTGGAGCAGCAGATCCGCCAGCGCGTCAGCGCCCGTGTGGCGGAGGCCTACGAATACGGCCGCGCAAGCCCCTATCCGAAGCCGGAGGACGCGCTGCTGCACGTCTTCAACTGACCGCTTGCAGCCAGCTTCACCGGCCCCGGCCCGCTTCCATTCCAACGATTGCAGGAGAGACATCATGAAAACACGCAAACTCACCATGGCCCAGGCGATTGCCGAGGCCATCGGCCAGGAGATCGAACGCGACGACAACGTGTTCGTTCTGGGCGAAGACGTGGGCAAGTACGGCGGCATCTTCGGTGCCACCGGCGGCCTGCTCGCCAAGCACGGCAAGGATCGCATCATGGACACGCCGATCTCGGAGACGGCGTTCATCGGCACGGCGATCGGTGCCGCCGCCGAAGGCATGCGACCCATCGCCGAGCTCATGTTCGTCGACTTCTTCGGCGTGTGCATGGACATGATCTACAACCACATGGCCAAGAACACCTACATGGCCGGCGGCAACATCCAGCTGCCCATGGTGCTCATGTCGGCCATCGGCGGCGGGTACAACGACGCGGCCCAGCACTCGCAGTGCCTGTACGCCACGTTCGCCCACATGCCCGGCATGAAGGTGGTCGTTCCGTCCAACGCCTACGACGCCAAGGGCCTCATGACGCAGGCCATCCGCGACAACAACCCGGTCGTGTTCCTGTTCCACAAGGGGATCATGGGACTGCCCTGGATGTCGTACTTCGAGGGCAGTACCAACGAGGTTCCCGAAGAGTCCTACGCGATTCCTTTCGGCCAGGCGAAGTGCGTGCGCGAGGGGAGCGACGTCACCATCGTGACGCTGAGCCAGATGGTGCAGAAATCCATCCTCGCAGCCGAGAAGCTCGCGGCCGAAGGCATCGCCGCGGAGATCATCGATCTGCGCACCATCGTGCCGCTGGATCGTGAATCGGTGCTGAAGTCCGTGCGCAAGACCGGGCGCCTGCTGGTGGTCGACGAGGACTACCTGAGCTTCGGCCTGTCGGGCGAGATCGCGGCGCTGGTCGGCGAGCACCTGGACACCGTGCAGCTCAAGGCACCGATCCGTCGCCTGGCCGTGCCGGACGTGCCGATTCCCTTCAGCCGCCCGCTGGAGCAGTTCGTGATTCCCCAGGTCGACACCATTGCCGCCGCCGCGCGGCAGATCGTCGGCGCTCGCCAGATCGAAGGAGCACTCGCATGACCGATATCGTTCTCTCTCTGGATGCCTGGCAGGATGTGGAACCCGGCACCGAAGCACTGGTCGAGGACTGGCTGGTCCAGGTGGGCGATGCGGTGAAGGCCGGGCAACCCGTCGCGAGCGTCGTGGTGGTCAAGTCCAGCCACGAGGTGCTGGCTCCGGAGGACGGCGTGATCGACTCCATCCTGGTAGCCGCCGAAGGCACGTTCAAGCCCGGCCAGGCTCTGGGCACGCTGCGGAGCGGCGCATGACAGCCCCGGCTGCCTCCGTGGAGGTGACCGGCGTGGCTGGCGTGGCGGCGGCGGCGCTCCCCGTCATTCCCCTCAAGGGCCTGCGCGGCGCGATCGCCCGCAACATGAGCCGGGGCTGGCAGGCCCCGCGCGTGGCCATGGGGGTGGACGTGGACGTGGCCTCCTGCATGGCCGAGCTCACGTTGCGCAACGCCCGCGACGGCGCCGAGCGCATGACGTTCACCACCTGTGTGCTGAAGGCCGTCGCGCTGGCCCTGCGCGAGCACGAACGCATGAACGCCTGGCTGCTCGATGACGGCATTCAGTGCCAGCCGGGTGTCCACCTCGGGCTGGCCGTGGCGCTCGACGAGGGACTGATGGTGCCGATGATCCGCGATGCGGACACCAAGCCGCTTGAGGAATTGGCACGCGAAACGCGGGAGCTGGCCAGCGGGGCGCGCGCCGGCAAACTCACGCCCAAGGCCTACCAGGGGGCGACCTTCACCGTGACCAACCTGGGCATGACGGGCATCGACTGGTTCACGCCAGTGCTCAATGCGCCGCAGGTGGGCATCCTGGGGGTGAGCAGCGTACGCGAGCAGCCGGTGGTGCGCGAGGACCAGGTCCAGATCTCCGCCGTCACCACGCTGACGCTGGTGTTCGATCACCGCGCGATCGACGGCTATCCGGCGGCGCTGTTCCTGCGCAGCGTGCAGGAGCATCTGCAGTCGCCGCAGCGCCTGTGGAGTGCAGCATGAACTGCGCGGCCGGCCTGCAGCAGGCGGCGGCCCTCGACGAGCTGCTGCAGGTGCCCGTGGCCGTGCAGGAGCAACTGTGGAACGAGCAGCAGCTCGATAGCCCGGTCGCGCAGCCGCAACTGCGCCTGTGGCGCTACAGCGATCCGGCCATTGTGCTGGGGTGCTCGCAGCGCAAGCTGCTGGGGCAGGAGCAGGCCGATCCGCACCTGCCCGTGCTGATCCGCCAGTCTGGTGGCGGAGCGGTGCTCACCGGCCCGTGGATGCTGGGGATCTCGGCCGTCCTGCCTGCCGGTCATCCGCTGGTGCAGGGCGGGCCGGTGGCCGGCTACCGATGGTTCGGCGAGGTGATCGCGCAGGCGCTCACGGACTGCGGCGTGCAGGCCGTTGCGCTCGACCCCCGGGTGCTGCACGAGCGCTATGCCGGCGGCCAGCGCAAGGTGGACTGGGCCTGCTTCGGCGGCCTGTCTCCCTGGGAGGTCCTGGCGGACGGCAGGAAGATCGCCGGCCTTGCGCAGGTGCGGCGACGTGCGGGCGTGCTGCTCGTGGGTGGCGTGCTGGTCGAGCCGTCGCCCTGGCCCCTGCTGTGCTCCGCGCTGGGGGGCTCGGCGCTGGACGCCGCGCGGTTGGCCACCACCACGATCAGTTGCACCGAATGCGCGGGAGAGCTCTTCGAGCGCGGGCGCTGGACGGAGCTGCTTGAGCAGCGGCTGCGCGAGGCCATGAGCGCGCAGGTCGCCCATCCCATCGATTCATAACCAAAGACTTCAAACCCTGAAGGAGACGACCCATGAAACTCAATCCATTCAAGCCGGCGGGGCAGGCGGCGAACGATGCATCGCCCGGGCACGAGCCTGCGATGCGCGTGCTCGACAAGGCACCCCGCGTGCAGCGCCGCGGCTTCCTGCGCGGCAGCGGCCTGGGGGCCATCGGCGTGGTGGTGTTGCCGGCCGCACCGGCCCTGTCCAAGGAGGCGGCCAGGGCGCTGACGGCGGATCAGAGCTTCACGCATCTCGGCAAGCACGCGGGCCGTACGCTGGTGCGCATGGCGCGTGACATCTATCCGCACGACAAGCTCCCGGACAAGTTCTACGTGCAGGCCGAAGCTCCCTATGACGGCCTTGCGAAGAAGGATGCGGCGCTCAAGAAGCTGCTCGTCGAAGGCCTCCAGGACCTGGACCAGCGCGCGAGGAAGCAGCATGGCACGCCCTACCTGCAGGTGAAGGCCGAGAGCGACCGCGTGGCGCTGCTCAGGGGCATCGAGTCGACGCCATTCTTCAAGAAGATCCAGGGTGACCTCGTCACCGGCCTCTACAACAACAAGGAGCTGTGGCCGCTGTTCGGCTACGAGGGCTCGTCGTGGCAGAAGGGCGGCTATCTGCACCGCGGCTTCGACGATCTCGACTGGCTCTGAAGCACGGCGCCAGCCAGAACAGCACACAACACGGATCAGGAGACATTCCCCATGACAGACCAGGCAAAATTCTCACTCGACGACGACAGCGTCGCCGTCATCATCGGCTCGGGCGCGGGCGGTGCGACGCTCGCCAATGAACTCGCGCAGCGCGGCATCAAGAGCGTGGTGCTCGAGGCCGGAAAGCACTATACGCAGGCCGATTTCGAAAACGACGAATGGGCCATGTTCAACAAGATCTCATGGCTCGACAAGCGCATATCGGCCGGCGGCTGGCACCACACGCAGACCTACCCCAACCTGCCCGCGTGGATCGTCAAGGGCGTTGGCGGCTCCACGGTCCATTGGTCGGGTGTGGCCCTGCGTTTCCAGGAACACGATTTCCACACCCGCACCACCTACGGCGCGGTGGACGGGGCAAACGTGCTGGACTGGCCGATCACGCTGTCGGAGCTCGAGCCGTACTACGAGCTTGCCGAGAAGAAGATGGGTGTTTGCGGCACCAAGGCCAGCGGGCTGCCGCCGATGCCGCCCAACAACCACTACAAGGTGATCGAGGCCGGCGCGAAGAAGGTGGGCTACAAGAACATCGTGCGCCCGGCGGCGTCGAACTCGGAGCCCTATGATGGCCGCCCGGGCTGCATGCAGCTGGGTTTCTGCATGCAGGGCTGCAAGATCGGCGCCAAGTGGTCCACGCTCTACACCGAAGTGCCGCGCGCACAGGCTACCGGCAACATGGAGCTGCGTCCCGAATGCATGGTGCTGCAGATCGAGCACGACAAG encodes the following:
- a CDS encoding gluconate 2-dehydrogenase subunit 3 family protein; the protein is MKLNPFKPAGQAANDASPGHEPAMRVLDKAPRVQRRGFLRGSGLGAIGVVVLPAAPALSKEAARALTADQSFTHLGKHAGRTLVRMARDIYPHDKLPDKFYVQAEAPYDGLAKKDAALKKLLVEGLQDLDQRARKQHGTPYLQVKAESDRVALLRGIESTPFFKKIQGDLVTGLYNNKELWPLFGYEGSSWQKGGYLHRGFDDLDWL
- a CDS encoding biotin/lipoyl-containing protein: MTDIVLSLDAWQDVEPGTEALVEDWLVQVGDAVKAGQPVASVVVVKSSHEVLAPEDGVIDSILVAAEGTFKPGQALGTLRSGA
- a CDS encoding alpha-ketoacid dehydrogenase subunit beta; protein product: MKTRKLTMAQAIAEAIGQEIERDDNVFVLGEDVGKYGGIFGATGGLLAKHGKDRIMDTPISETAFIGTAIGAAAEGMRPIAELMFVDFFGVCMDMIYNHMAKNTYMAGGNIQLPMVLMSAIGGGYNDAAQHSQCLYATFAHMPGMKVVVPSNAYDAKGLMTQAIRDNNPVVFLFHKGIMGLPWMSYFEGSTNEVPEESYAIPFGQAKCVREGSDVTIVTLSQMVQKSILAAEKLAAEGIAAEIIDLRTIVPLDRESVLKSVRKTGRLLVVDEDYLSFGLSGEIAALVGEHLDTVQLKAPIRRLAVPDVPIPFSRPLEQFVIPQVDTIAAAARQIVGARQIEGALA
- a CDS encoding TetR/AcrR family transcriptional regulator, with product MNSKRTTTRSPRADNRLPELLNAAARHFGSRGYAATSMRDIALETNMLPGSMYYHFPSKEALLVAVYSEGVRELELATAAALEKERDPWSRLEALCRAHLETVLSDSNYANVLIRVLPDDIPEAAERLRAVRESYEQTFRDAVEQLPLVPRADRHALRLMLIGALNWTALWFNPQGRDSPRALARKFVGLIKETQDGSSSA
- a CDS encoding acyl-CoA mutase large subunit family protein encodes the protein MSADILNIKQAAAPEGLRKWEREFTQGVKADATTFNRSGIPIKPLYTQRDWTGERQDEALGYPGQYPYTRGIYATMYRGRSWSQRQLIGLGVPEDYNQRVKEILDLGASALSLIPCNSVFRGYDADEVPHELLGTCGTVINHVKDMDTALDGVPIGDLSTAMNDPSPFTLLAFELAVARRRGIPWTRITGTSNQSDCISHFVANHMFFRLALQGARRVVIDHIKFCNAYVPNWNPLSIVGQHMQQAGATPAEAMAFTLASGIQYAEDCIAAGMDPDQFLPRFTFFFDISVSLFEEVAKFRAGRRIWARLCRERFGAKDPRSWRFKFHGQTSGVDLTRQQPLNNIARVTTQAMAGILGGLQSLHTDGYDEVFSTPTAEAARIAVATQNILREEAHLTDVIDPLGGSYYIESLTDDMEAKINKIIAMIDEVGGMYNAVEKGMVQQMIGDSALAFQKQVDSGSQTVVGVNAYQTEEDPGTYPSLEYPEPARMQGYLQRLAQFKRERSNADVDAALTALARSTEGRNANVFEHVVKAAEAGATHGEICGTLRKELGFGHPLTMV
- a CDS encoding dihydrolipoamide acetyltransferase family protein gives rise to the protein MTAPAASVEVTGVAGVAAAALPVIPLKGLRGAIARNMSRGWQAPRVAMGVDVDVASCMAELTLRNARDGAERMTFTTCVLKAVALALREHERMNAWLLDDGIQCQPGVHLGLAVALDEGLMVPMIRDADTKPLEELARETRELASGARAGKLTPKAYQGATFTVTNLGMTGIDWFTPVLNAPQVGILGVSSVREQPVVREDQVQISAVTTLTLVFDHRAIDGYPAALFLRSVQEHLQSPQRLWSAA
- a CDS encoding lipoate--protein ligase family protein gives rise to the protein MNCAAGLQQAAALDELLQVPVAVQEQLWNEQQLDSPVAQPQLRLWRYSDPAIVLGCSQRKLLGQEQADPHLPVLIRQSGGGAVLTGPWMLGISAVLPAGHPLVQGGPVAGYRWFGEVIAQALTDCGVQAVALDPRVLHERYAGGQRKVDWACFGGLSPWEVLADGRKIAGLAQVRRRAGVLLVGGVLVEPSPWPLLCSALGGSALDAARLATTTISCTECAGELFERGRWTELLEQRLREAMSAQVAHPIDS
- a CDS encoding cobalamin B12-binding domain-containing protein — encoded protein: MAARPPRVIVTKIGFDGHDRGSRVISATLRDAGMEVIYTPPWQEIATVVKLATEEDADVIGISSLATDHLIIPQLMDALRNAGLSDVQVIVGGIVPAKDEARLLEAGVARVFHPGAALDDVVTDVIALTAKRRQLQGESA
- the meaB gene encoding methylmalonyl Co-A mutase-associated GTPase MeaB; this encodes MDTALIFKALEGDRRAIGRAISALEDGGASAYAIRQATAARQGRAHVIGVTGPPGGGKSTLVSAMIRGLRERGMTVAVVAVDPSSPFTGGAVLGDRIRMGERQSDDGVFIRSLASRGHLGGLATAAADVIDLFDAAGFDVVIVETVGAGQSEVEITRFADTRIVVCPPGLGDDVQAIKAGILEIADVFVVTKADLPDSRKTASDLRAMLALRKDQCHLPPVLQVVATSGDGVDKLVEVLLQRPERGKRHAVDGAQEAYRQLSGFIAQDNVANLLGFELVAAAKGTATLRMKVQRKHINFNGKCHGGILFSFGDMALGLACNSHGKLATLVDGQMSISTAVDEGDWLIAHASEVSRSRKIGSYQVRIFRASDNAHIALIHGTVYVLDRPPVGANDE
- a CDS encoding thiamine pyrophosphate-dependent dehydrogenase E1 component subunit alpha; the encoded protein is MNASTERKLWMYEKMIEIREYEETMVRVYMEGKLPPHIQKGLAFDIGSGPVPGEMHLAAGQEPVAVGVCAHLTDNDTVVGAHRSHHFAIAKGVPLKPMTAEMFGKETGLGKGKGGHMHLFDAAHKFSCSGIVGASMPPACGAALAAKKRGKDWVAVAFFGEGATNQGAFHESLNLAALWQLPVLFVCEDNKYAISVEKTESTSVEWNADRASAYGMPGVLVKENDAVAVYEAAGEAIARARRGGGPTLLEVKTDRYLGHFQGDPEVYRTKGETTTLRANDPIPRIAEQLRAAGELTDAVEQQIRQRVSARVAEAYEYGRASPYPKPEDALLHVFN